DNA sequence from the Rubripirellula tenax genome:
CAACGTCGGATCGCACTTGGATCTCCAAGATGTGCTGACCAATTTTGGAGCGGCCCGTTGCGAAGGAGGATTAAATTTGATTTCGCAAATGCTGGGCAAGCCCGGAAAAATGGATCTTCGCGGTGATCAGGTCCAACAGCAGTTTGACGAGGGGAACAAGAAAGCGATCAGCGATTATTGCCGCTGCGATGTCTTGGACACGTACTTTGTCTTTTTAAGGACGCGGGTCTTGGCGGGCCAAGTCACACTTGACGAAGAGATCGAATTGGTCGCCGAAGCAAAACAGTGGATCGTCGACCGAGCGGATGACTGCGAAGCCTATCAACACTACCTAAAATACTGGGTCGGATGGCATAACCCATGGGTCGAGGAAGAAGGTGCGCCGGACAAAGGTGCGCCGGACAAGGGTGCGTTGGACAAGGGTGCGCCGGACGAGGGTGCGCCGGAGGGAAGTGCGCCAGGCGATCCCGAGGCGTCATGACGTTCGGATCCGGCGGGCTTCGTTCGGGCATCCGTGACGCCGCTGGACAGAAACGAACTTGCCAACGACCGAATCGATTGCTTATAGGGAAGTGTTCAGCGTCAAGTTGCCTCGATTCTCGCGCAGGAAGCCAGCCCCGTGTCACACTCGCCTCATCCCAGTTCGGACTCGGTTTCGAAGTCAGAAATTGCCGACTTTTACGACGGATTCAGCGATCGTTTGGTCAGCGGCTATGTGACTGGAAATCCGCGTCTGTCGCACGCGTTGGCGTTTGCAACCGAAAACGTTCCCGAATCGGCCGAATCGATCCTAGAAGTCGGCTGTGGAGTCGGCGAAACGACGAACCACCTGTGTTCGGCGCGGCCGGATTTGCGTGCCGTTGGCGTGGACATCAGTACCGAAAACGTGCGAATGGCGAAGCGGTTGTTTGCCGACTCGACAAACGCGCACTTCGAAGTCAACGATCTGACATCGCCCGTCGGTGGCGGTCCGTTCGATGTGGTGACGCTATTGGACGTTTACGAACACATTCCTGCGGTCGAGCGACCTCGCTTTCACGCCAACCTTCGTCAATCGATGGGTGAGAAATCGCGACTGATCGTGACCTGTCCTAGTTTTTTGCATCAACAACATTTGTACGCCAACGAACCCGAAGGGTTACAGATCGTTGACGAGATCATTGGGCCAGCGGATTTCTTGCAATTGGCAAGCGATTTGGGCGGTCATTTGACTCACTTACAATACGAATCCGTTTGGCGAACCAACGATTACGTCTATGCCGTCATCGATATCCAAATGGCGTATCAGTGGAAACCCAAACCTCGTGGAATCGAGCGATGGTCAATGAAGCTGGCCAAGTTTGTCGACAAGACTCCACTGGGTGGACCGGCTCGTCGATCGCGACTCGTCAAACGAAATCTTGCCGCTTAAACGGCCCAGGCGATTGCCATCTTAGGCGGCTCGGCGAAACTTCTTGATCGCTTTTTCGATTCGCTTGATTGGGCCGCGGCGCACGGTGCCGCTGAACACGAAGCGGTCGGTGAATTGATCGGCCGCGATGTCGCGAGTGATCCACTTGGGATGTTCGATCGTTCCGATCGGACGGGTCGGCAGGTTGGCGTGTGGGCTGGCGCGTCGCGTGTGCGTGGCGTCTTCGCCGAACCCGATGTTGGTGACCAAGTTGACTTGGGGCAGCACAGTCAATCCGTTCTGCATCCACGTCGTCAATGTCCAAGGGAACGCCCAGCTTTGGCTTCGTCCGGCGTGTACTTTGTCGAAAATCTCGGTCCAGTATTCAATTTCTTGGCGGCTTTGACACATGTTGGTCAGACCGCCGTCGTCGCGAAACGCCGGCCAGTTGGGAATGTTCAAATCGAAATGCTGCCAGGCTCGACGCCACGTCGCCCAGCCCCAGCAATGCGGGTACTTTGAAAAGTAGTAGCTGGCGTCGCCGCGATTGTGTCCGAGTTGGAAGTTGTTCCCGCTGACCGCCATCACTCGCGTGTCGTCTTCGTAACGTTCCAACAGTTCGGCGCAGTACGGAAAGAACGTTTCTTCGGCCAAGCAGTCGTCCTCCAGCACGATCAACCGATCGACGACTTCCATCGCCGCTGAGATTCCGGTGCTGATTCGGCGGCCGCAACCCATGTTGGTGTCGGCATAGATTCGGTGGACTTCGCACGGCCAGTCAACGGTTTCGGCGATCGCGCGCGACTGGGCCACCCGTTGTGCTTCGCCTTCGCGATCGGGCCGCGCCGCATCGCTGATCAAAAAAAGCGTCGTCGGTTTCGCGGCACGAATCTTCTCGAAACTGATCCGCGTCGGTTCGGGTCGATTGAAGATCACGAAGGCAACGGGAACATCAAGCATGGGTTCGTTTTCGAACGAGTGAGGGAACGTCGGGGACGCGGCCGATGGATTCAAGCAGCTTGAATGGATGAAGGACGTCGTTTGGGAAGATGTCGTTTCAATCGGGCCAAGCGTGTCGTCGTCCGACGCTTCAGCCAACTGGTCCACACGTCGATGTCGGGATTCGTCGCGTATCGATGGATCATTTGTTTGGCGCGGCCTTGGAAGTGCAGCGTATGAAACTGAATCGGATCGGCATGGTCACGGTGGTAACCGAACGGTTTCCCGTCTCGCCAACGGACCCGTTTGCAATGGTCGCCTTCGAAGCCGTCCATTTGTCGGATGTGATAGTCCAAGACCGAACCGTCGCGGATGGTTGCCAAGTCGACGATGCGGTCGGGAATCGATCGCGAGAAATGAGTGATCGCGGTCATGTCGGAGATGGACCGATCCAACTCGTTGGGGCTGTGGTGGAACAAGTCGTCGAAGAATTGACGTTGATCGGCGTCTTCAAACATGCGGTTGATGTAGTCACACAGTTCGTTCACAGTCTGGCGACGATTGATCATCAGCGAGTGGCCGCTGATGTACGAGATGCCAAGGTCGAAAGATGTAAAACGATTGGCGACCTCGCTGAGGTTGCTGTAGATCATCAGATCCGAATCGCACACCCAAGCCCGATCAACATCGTGAGTCTGCATCCACTGGGCAACGACGAACCAACGTTCAAAGCAAAACGTTTCGAACGACGGGGGATTGGGACTGCGATGAACATAATTGGAACGAAAGCGGTCGACACCGACGGCGTAGTCATCGACCAAGTGATGCGAGGTCGGCCACTTCATCAATCGGTTGTCGCGGTCACCGATCAGCACGATCTCGGCATCGGGATTGCTCAGCCGTGCTTGACGGGTCGCGATGTAGAGATGTTCGGCCCATCCGCTGTGGACGAAAATGATCGGCATTTGCATGGTCGACGGCTCCTTCGGAAATGAATCGTTGGCTTTTACCGTTTTTGTTTCACGCGCGTCAATGTTCAAAGCGAATGGGCGGAATTCGCTGGAATTTCCGTTGACATCGGCCCGCTTTTTTGGGAAACGCAGAGGCTGCCCTCGGTCGGACCACGACCGTGTCAACGATCCCAATTCCAGCTACGAGTTTCGCCGTCATGGATAGCCCCAACATTTGGTCTTCATCGGAACTGGCCACGCGATACGCGAAAGAGTTGGACATCGACATTGTGCCGTTCTTGCGAAACGACAAGATCACGCTGACGCGGAACCCGCAAACCGGCGTCA
Encoded proteins:
- a CDS encoding 3'-5' exonuclease gives rise to the protein MADQVAFLIFDVESVADGDLVSKVRYPGQDLTPKNAIATFQDELMEAKGTTFIPYTYQVPVAVVVAKVAMDFRLIDIVSLDEPEFRPHVITQHFWRGWEAYKYPTWVTFNGRSFDLPIMELAAYRFGVPLQKWFRGEGYKSPRNRYNVGSHLDLQDVLTNFGAARCEGGLNLISQMLGKPGKMDLRGDQVQQQFDEGNKKAISDYCRCDVLDTYFVFLRTRVLAGQVTLDEEIELVAEAKQWIVDRADDCEAYQHYLKYWVGWHNPWVEEEGAPDKGAPDKGALDKGAPDEGAPEGSAPGDPEAS
- a CDS encoding class I SAM-dependent methyltransferase, whose product is MSHSPHPSSDSVSKSEIADFYDGFSDRLVSGYVTGNPRLSHALAFATENVPESAESILEVGCGVGETTNHLCSARPDLRAVGVDISTENVRMAKRLFADSTNAHFEVNDLTSPVGGGPFDVVTLLDVYEHIPAVERPRFHANLRQSMGEKSRLIVTCPSFLHQQHLYANEPEGLQIVDEIIGPADFLQLASDLGGHLTHLQYESVWRTNDYVYAVIDIQMAYQWKPKPRGIERWSMKLAKFVDKTPLGGPARRSRLVKRNLAA
- a CDS encoding glycosyltransferase family 2 protein, which translates into the protein MLDVPVAFVIFNRPEPTRISFEKIRAAKPTTLFLISDAARPDREGEAQRVAQSRAIAETVDWPCEVHRIYADTNMGCGRRISTGISAAMEVVDRLIVLEDDCLAEETFFPYCAELLERYEDDTRVMAVSGNNFQLGHNRGDASYYFSKYPHCWGWATWRRAWQHFDLNIPNWPAFRDDGGLTNMCQSRQEIEYWTEIFDKVHAGRSQSWAFPWTLTTWMQNGLTVLPQVNLVTNIGFGEDATHTRRASPHANLPTRPIGTIEHPKWITRDIAADQFTDRFVFSGTVRRGPIKRIEKAIKKFRRAA